Proteins found in one Eriocheir sinensis breed Jianghai 21 chromosome 14, ASM2467909v1, whole genome shotgun sequence genomic segment:
- the LOC126998689 gene encoding beta-1,4-galactosyltransferase 4-like, which yields MGKALGGMKPAAGSKAEAVCQQVGDLSRRRVRRLILAVVAVFLFAHLLRLNLQIYGNSYSLYVNTYEPEASKENSDSKEVKASNGDVKDADEPNAPVPKKTKEAVKPTARVKEKLPKKIAKTRPAPVKLTPAKPPDQAKARPKMSPPRTTPSPQPKVKVKPVGKMKTSDDKPTTSDVKPTTAEVNNKTKKCPLVSPKLVGIVKPDLYPPTLEVQETLHPELRPGGHYTPTDCTSYHQVAIIIPYRDREEHLTILMNHLHPILQRQQIDYSFFVVEQAGVGMFNRGMLKNIGVLEAIRRRRYTCIIFHDVDLLPENDMNPYTCFSQPHHLSVGVDTMKYKLLYDDLFGGVASVEVVPFLRANGFSNKYWGWGAEDDDLAWRLQNGGFFIRRFSPILSRYTMLRHAKDKPSPTRYKYLNTVKKRYMKDGLNSIRYRVLDVQKRPLYTWLYVDLFPS from the exons ATGGGTAAGGCTCTGGGGGGGATGAAGCCGGCGGCGGGGAGCAAGGCCGAAGCGGTGTGCCAGCAGGTCGGGGACTTGTCGCGACGTAGGGTGCGACGGCTCAtcctggcggtggtggcggtgttcctctTCGCCCACCTACTCCGCCTCAACCTGCAGATCTACGGCAACTCCTACTCGCTCTACGTCAACACCTACGAGCccgag GCTTCGAAAGAGAACAGTGACAGTAAGGAAGTCAAGGCAAGTAACGGTGATGTGAAAGACGCCGACGAACCCAATGCGCCAGTACCGAAGAAAACTAAGGAAGCCGTAAAGCCGACTGCGAGGGTGAAGGAAAAACTACCAAAGAAGATCGCCAAGACTAGACCCGCGCCTGTAAAGTTGACCCCTGCAAAGCCACCTGACCAAGCTAAGGCACGCCCCAAGATGTCCCCGCCCCGCACCACGCCAAGCCCCCAGCCCAAGGTGAAAGTGAAGCCCGTCGGGAAGATGAAGACAAGCGACGACAAGCCTACTACAAGCGACGTCAAGCCTACGACAGCCGAGGTCAACAATAAGACGAAGAAATGTCCTCTCGTATCTCCCAAGCTCG TGGGCATCGTCAAGCCGGACCTCTACCCACCGACTCTAGAGGTGCAGGAAACTCTCCATCCCGAACTCAGACCGGGCGGACACTACACACCGACTGACTGCACATCCTACCATCAAGTTGCAATCATAATCCCGTACAGAGACCGGGAGGAGCACCTTACAATCCTCATGAACCACCTCCACCCCATCCTGCAGCGCCAGCAGATCGATTACTCCTTCTTCGTCGTGGAGCAAGCGG GCGTGGGGATGTTCAACCGCGGGATGCTGAAGAACATAGGCGTGCTGGAGGCCATCCGGAGGCGCCGCTACACCTGTATCATCTTCCACGACGTTGACCTACTGCCGGAGAACGACATGAACCCGTATACGTGCTTCTCGCAGCCCCACCATCTGTCCGTGGGCGTGGACACCATGAAGTACAA aTTACTCTACGACGACCTCTTCGGCGGGGTGGCTTCCGTTGAGGTGGTTCCTTTCCTTCGAGCTAACGGCTTCAGCAACAAGTACTGGGGCTGGGGGGCCGAGGACGACGACTTGGCATGGCGGCTCCAGAACGGCGGCTTCTTCATCAGGCGCTTCTCGCCCATCCTGAGCCGCTATACCATGCTGCGCCACGCCAAGGACAAGCCAAGCCCCACCAG GTACAAGTATCTCAACACGGTGAAGAAGAGGTACATGAAAGACGGTCTCAACAGCATCAGGTACCGGGTCCTGGACGTACAGAAGCGCCCCCTGTACACCTGGCTATACGTGGACCTCTTCCCCTCGTGA
- the LOC126998322 gene encoding uncharacterized protein LOC126998322: protein MLLSNYFFIFFFFASTSSYSTSPSSYSTSASSYSTSATSASSYSTSPSTYSTSPSSYSTSPSTYSTSPSSYSTSPSTYSTSSSSYSTSPSSYSTSPSSYSTSPSTYSTSPSSYSTSPSSYSTSPSSYSLATFSRKR from the exons atgttGCTGT ctaattacttttttatcttttttttcttcgcaaGTACGTCATCTTATTCAACGAGTCCCTCCTCTTATTCAACGAGTGCCTCTTCTTATTCAACGAGTGCCACGAGTGCCTCCTCTTATTCAACGAGTCCTTCCACTTATTCAACGAGTCCCTCCTCTTATTCAACGAGTCCTTCCACTTATTCAACGAGTCCCTCCTCTTATTCAACGAGTCCTTCCACTTATTCAACGagttcctcctcttattcaacGAGTCCCTCCTCTTATTCAACGAGTCCCTCCTCTTATTCAACGAGTCCTTCCACTTATTCAACGAGTCCCTCCTCTTATTCAACGAGTCCCTCCTCTTATTCAACGAGTCCCTCCTCTTATTCACTAGCAACGTTCTCACGAAAACGATAA